A window of the Brassica napus cultivar Da-Ae chromosome C5, Da-Ae, whole genome shotgun sequence genome harbors these coding sequences:
- the LOC106347075 gene encoding CO(2)-response secreted protease-like isoform X1 produces the protein MKGLFFFFSPFSLMFLYLLCISFTAETEAGLRNGDGVYIVYMGSASSAANAYRAQILINTMFKRRANDIVHTYKHGFTGFAARLSAEEAKVIAKKTGVVSVFPDPNYQLHTTHSWDFLKYQTAVKIDSSPPSSPEAGSYDSIIGILDTGIWPESESFNDKDMGPIPSRWKGTCMEAKDFNSSNCNRKIIGARFYKSPDDDSEYFTTRDVIGHGTHTSSTAAGSAVENASYYGVASGTAKGGSPNARIAMYKVCNPGGCAGSSILAAFDDAIADGVDVLSLSLGAPSYAHIELNTDPIAIGAFHAVEQGILVVCSAGNDGPNGGTVVNIAPWIMTVAANTIDRDLESDVVLGGSKVIKGEGIHFGNVSKSPVYPLIHGKSAKSADASESSARTCDYGSLDQEKVKGKIVLCENFDGSSYASSARDEVKSKGGIGCIFVDDRTRAVASAYGTFPTTVIDSKEAAEIFSYVNSTKDPVATILPTVTVEKFTPAPSVAYFSSRGPSSITRSILKPDITAPGVAILAAWTGKDTSISLEGKPPSQFNVISGTSMAAPHVTAVASLIKSLHPTWSPSAIRSAIMTTATQTNNDKGLITTETGATATPYDTGSGELSTTASMQPGLVYETTAVDYLNFLCYYGYNISTIKTISKSVPANFTCPADSKLELISTVNYPSIGISGFKGSENKTVSRTVTNVGGDGVAVYKVSVETPAGFSIQVTPEKLQFTKDGEKLTYQVTVSAADDSLKKDVFGALTWSNAKYKVRSPIVISSETSTTN, from the exons ATGAAaggtcttttcttcttcttctcacccTTCTCCTTAATGTTCCTCTATCTTCTATGCATCTCATTTACGGCAGAAACTGAAGCTGGATTGAGAAATGGTGATGGGGTTTACATCGTCTACATGGGATCGGCTTCCTCTGCCGCAAACGCTTATAGAGCTCAGATACTCATAAACACCATGTTTAAGAG GAGAGCTAATGATATCGTCCACACATATAAACACGGGTTCACTGGTTTCGCTGCTCGTTTGTCAGCTGAAGAGGCCAAAGTCATAGCCAAGAAAACTGGAGTCGTGTCGGTTTTTCCTGACCCAAACTACCAGCTTCACACAACTCATTCGTGGGATTTTCTCAAGTACCAAACAGCTGTAAAGATCGATTCTAGTCCACCTTCTTCACCAGAAGCTGGATCATACGATAGCATTATCGGTATTCTAGACACAG gaatATGGCCAGAATCAGAGAGTTTTAATGACAAAGACATGGGTCCAATTCCATCTAGGTGGAAAGGTACATGCATGGAAGCAAAGGACTTCAACTCTTCTAACTGTAACAG AAAGATAATCGGAGCAAGATTCTACAAAAGTCCTGATGATGATTCAGAATACTTCACCACAAGAGATGTGATCGGTCACGGTACTCACACCTCGTCCACTGCAGCTGGATCAGCCGTGGAGAACGCGTCCTACTATGGTGTAGCTTCAGGAACCGCTAAGGGAGGTTCACCAAACGCTAGGATCGCCATGTACAAAGTATGCAATCCTGGGGGATGCGCTGGCTCCTCTATCTTAGCTGCTTTCGACGATGCAATAGCTGATGGAGTTGATGTTCTATCTTTGTCTCTTGGAGCTCCATCTTATGCTCACATCGAGCTGAACACTGATCCTATAGCCATTGGAGCTTTTCATGCGGTGGAGCAAGGGATCTTGGTGGTCTGCTCTGCGGGCAATGATGGTCCTAATGGTGGTACGGTTGTAAATATTGCACCTTGGATAATGACTGTTGCAGCAAACACTATTGACAGAGACTTAGAGTCTGATGTTGTGCTTGGCGGCAGTAAAGTCATCAAG GGTGAAGGAATACACTTTGGGAATGTTAGTAAGTCTCCTGTATATCCTTTGATTCATGGCAAGTCTGCGAAAAGCGCTGATGCTTCTGAAAGTTCAGCCAG GACTTGTGACTATGGTTCTCtagatcaagagaaggtgaaagGGAAGATTGTACTATGCGAGAATTTCGATGGATCATCTTATGCATCAAGTGCTAGGGATGAAGTGAAGAGCAAGGGAGGCATCGGTTGCATCTTTGTAGATGATAGAACAAGAGCAGTTGCTAGCGCTTATGGCACTTTTCCTACGACTGTAATTGACTCAAAGGAAGCAGCTGAGATCTTCTCCTATGTCAACTCTACCAA GGATCCTGTGGCAACGATTCTTCCCACTGTAACGGTTGAGAAGTTCACACCCGCGCCTTCTGTTGCTTATTTTTCTTCCAGAGGTCCTTCAAGCATCACAAGAAGCATTCTCAAG CCTGACATTACAGCACCAGGAGTGGCGATACTCGCTGCTTGGACAGGGAAGGACACAAGTATTTCACTGGAAGGCAAGCCGCCTTCTCAGTTCAACGTCATCTCAGGAACCTCCATGGCGGCTCCTCATGTCACAGCTGTTGCATCTCTGATCAAATCACTCCATCCCACATGGAGTCCATCCGCCATCAGATCAGCAATTATGACAACAG CGACTCAAACGAACAATGACAAAGGCCTTATAACAACAGAAACTGGTGCAACAGCCACACCTTATGACACTGGATCAGGAGAGCTGAGCACAACAGCATCAATGCAACCAGGGCTGGTCTACGAGACTACTGCTGTTGACTACTTGAACTTCCTCTGTTACTATGGATACAACATAAGCACAATCAAGACGATATCAAAATCTGTTCCAGCAAATTTCACTTGCCCTGCAGATTCCAAACTAGAACTGATCTCAACCGTTAACTATCCATCAATTGGAATCTCTGGATTCAAGGGAAGCGAAAACAAGACGGTGAGCAGGACAGTGACTAATGTTGGTGGAGACGGTGTGGCTGTTTACAAAGTCAGCGTGGAAACACCAGCAGGGTTTAGTATTCAGGTGACGCCAGAGAAACTGCAGTTTACAAAAGATGGTGAGAAGTTGACATACCAGGTGACAGTCTCTGCTGCTGATGATTCACTTAAAAAAGATGTATTTGGGGCTCTTACTTGGTCTAATGCTAAGTACAAGGTCAGAAGTCCAATTGTAATTAGTAGCGAGACTAGTACCACAAACTGA
- the LOC106347075 gene encoding CO(2)-response secreted protease-like isoform X2, translated as MKGLFFFFSPFSLMFLYLLCISFTAETEAGLRNGDGVYIVYMGSASSAANAYRAQILINTMFKRRANDIVHTYKHGFTGFAARLSAEEAKVIAKKTGVVSVFPDPNYQLHTTHSWDFLKYQTAVKIDSSPPSSPEAGSYDSIIGILDTGIWPESESFNDKDMGPIPSRWKGTCMEAKDFNSSNCNRKIIGARFYKSPDDDSEYFTTRDVIGHGTHTSSTAAGSAVENASYYGVASGTAKGGSPNARIAMYKVCNPGGCAGSSILAAFDDAIADGVDVLSLSLGAPSYAHIELNTDPIAIGAFHAVEQGILVVCSAGNDGPNGGTVVNIAPWIMTVAANTIDRDLESDVVLGGSKVIKGEGIHFGNVSKSPVYPLIHGKSAKSADASESSARTCDYGSLDQEKVKGKIVLCENFDGSSYASSARDEVKSKGGIGCIFVDDRTRAVASAYGTFPTTVIDSKEAAEIFSYVNSTKDPVATILPTVTVEKFTPAPSVAYFSSRGPSSITRSILKEWRYSLLGQGRTQVFHWKASRLLSSTSSQEPPWRLLMSQLLHL; from the exons ATGAAaggtcttttcttcttcttctcacccTTCTCCTTAATGTTCCTCTATCTTCTATGCATCTCATTTACGGCAGAAACTGAAGCTGGATTGAGAAATGGTGATGGGGTTTACATCGTCTACATGGGATCGGCTTCCTCTGCCGCAAACGCTTATAGAGCTCAGATACTCATAAACACCATGTTTAAGAG GAGAGCTAATGATATCGTCCACACATATAAACACGGGTTCACTGGTTTCGCTGCTCGTTTGTCAGCTGAAGAGGCCAAAGTCATAGCCAAGAAAACTGGAGTCGTGTCGGTTTTTCCTGACCCAAACTACCAGCTTCACACAACTCATTCGTGGGATTTTCTCAAGTACCAAACAGCTGTAAAGATCGATTCTAGTCCACCTTCTTCACCAGAAGCTGGATCATACGATAGCATTATCGGTATTCTAGACACAG gaatATGGCCAGAATCAGAGAGTTTTAATGACAAAGACATGGGTCCAATTCCATCTAGGTGGAAAGGTACATGCATGGAAGCAAAGGACTTCAACTCTTCTAACTGTAACAG AAAGATAATCGGAGCAAGATTCTACAAAAGTCCTGATGATGATTCAGAATACTTCACCACAAGAGATGTGATCGGTCACGGTACTCACACCTCGTCCACTGCAGCTGGATCAGCCGTGGAGAACGCGTCCTACTATGGTGTAGCTTCAGGAACCGCTAAGGGAGGTTCACCAAACGCTAGGATCGCCATGTACAAAGTATGCAATCCTGGGGGATGCGCTGGCTCCTCTATCTTAGCTGCTTTCGACGATGCAATAGCTGATGGAGTTGATGTTCTATCTTTGTCTCTTGGAGCTCCATCTTATGCTCACATCGAGCTGAACACTGATCCTATAGCCATTGGAGCTTTTCATGCGGTGGAGCAAGGGATCTTGGTGGTCTGCTCTGCGGGCAATGATGGTCCTAATGGTGGTACGGTTGTAAATATTGCACCTTGGATAATGACTGTTGCAGCAAACACTATTGACAGAGACTTAGAGTCTGATGTTGTGCTTGGCGGCAGTAAAGTCATCAAG GGTGAAGGAATACACTTTGGGAATGTTAGTAAGTCTCCTGTATATCCTTTGATTCATGGCAAGTCTGCGAAAAGCGCTGATGCTTCTGAAAGTTCAGCCAG GACTTGTGACTATGGTTCTCtagatcaagagaaggtgaaagGGAAGATTGTACTATGCGAGAATTTCGATGGATCATCTTATGCATCAAGTGCTAGGGATGAAGTGAAGAGCAAGGGAGGCATCGGTTGCATCTTTGTAGATGATAGAACAAGAGCAGTTGCTAGCGCTTATGGCACTTTTCCTACGACTGTAATTGACTCAAAGGAAGCAGCTGAGATCTTCTCCTATGTCAACTCTACCAA GGATCCTGTGGCAACGATTCTTCCCACTGTAACGGTTGAGAAGTTCACACCCGCGCCTTCTGTTGCTTATTTTTCTTCCAGAGGTCCTTCAAGCATCACAAGAAGCATTCTCAAG GAGTGGCGATACTCGCTGCTTGGACAGGGAAGGACACAAGTATTTCACTGGAAGGCAAGCCGCCTTCTCAGTTCAACGTCATCTCAGGAACCTCCATGGCGGCTCCTCATGTCACAGCTGTTGCATCTCTGA